In one window of Mustelus asterias unplaced genomic scaffold, sMusAst1.hap1.1 HAP1_SCAFFOLD_42, whole genome shotgun sequence DNA:
- the LOC144482810 gene encoding uncharacterized protein LOC144482810 codes for MEKPWKCGNCGKRYRSPSELEAHRRSHTGERPFTCSQCGEGFTRLFQLQIHQRVHTGERPFTCSQCGKGFTQSCTLQTHQRVHTGERPFTCSQCGKGFSRLSNLQTHRRLHSGERPFTCSQCGKGFSQLCHLQTHQRVHTGERPFTCSQCGKGFSRLSNLQTHQRLHSGERPFTCSQCEKGFSHSSNLRTHQRVHTGMRPFTCSQCGKGFTRSSNLRAHKRVHTGERPFTCSVCEKRFTWSSVLLRHQRVHTGDRPFTCSQCGTGFTSPSELEVHRRSHTGERPFTCSQCEKGFNQLSSLRTHQRVHTGERPYTCSQCGKGFTRLSHLRTHQRVHTGERPFTCSQCGKGFTQLSSLQTHQRVHTGERPFTCSQCGKGFIELSSLQRHQRVHTGERPFICSQCGKGFTQLSSLQTHQRVHTGERPFTCSQCGEGFTWSSNLQSHQRVHTGERPFTCSQCGEGFTRSSHLQRHQRVHTGERPFTCSQCGKGFIRSSHLRIHQRVHTGERPFICSQCGKGFTNSSDLQTHQRVHTGERPFTCSQCGKGFRVSSQLLRHQQVHE; via the exons atggagaaaccatggaaatgtgggaactgtgggaagagatacagatccccatcagagctggaagctcatcggcgcagtcacactggggagagaccattcacctgctctcagtgtggggagggattcactcggttattccagctgcagatacaccagcgagttcacactggggagaggcccttcacctgctctcagtgtgggaagggattcactcagtcatgcaccctgcagacacaccaacgagttcacactggggagaggcccttcacctgctctcagtgtgggaagggattcagtcggttatccaatcttcagacacaccGACGACTTCACTCTGgtgaaaggccgttcacctgctctcagtgtgggaaggggttcagtcagttATGTCACCTGCAGacgcatcagcgagttcacacaggggagagaccattcacctgctctcagtgtgggaaggggttcagtcggTTATCCAAccttcagacacaccagcgacttcactctggtgagaggccattcacctgctctcagtgtgagaagggattcagtcattcatccaatctgcggacacaccagcgagttcacactgggatgaggccattcacctgctctcagtgtgggaagggattcactcggtcatccaacctgcgggcacataagcgcgttcacactggggagaggccgttcacctgctctgtgtgtgagaagaggttCACTTGGTCATCcgtcctgctgagacaccagcgagttcacactggggacagaccattcacctgctctcagtgtgggacgggattcaca t ccccatcagagctggaagttcatcggcgcagccacactggggagaggccattcacctgctctcagtgtgagaagggatttaatcagttatccagcttacggacacaccagcgagttcacactggggagaggccatacacctgctctcagtgtgggaagggatttactcggttatcccacctgcggacacaccagcgagttcacactggggagaggccattcacctgctctcagtgtgggaagggattcactcagttatccagtctgcagacacaccagcgagttcacactggggagaggccgttcacctgctctcagtgtgggaagggattcattgagttatccagcctgcagagacaccagcgagttcacactggagagaggccgttcatctgctctcagtgtgggaagggattcactcagttatccagcctgcagacacaccagcgagttcacactggggagaggccattcacctgctctcagtgtggggagggattcacttggtcatccaacctgcagtcacaccagcgagttcacactggggagagaccatttacctgctctcaatgtggggagggattcactcgatcatcccacctgcagagacaccagcgagttcacactggggagagaccgttcacctgctctcagtgtgggaagggattcattcggtcatcccacctgaggatacaccagcgagtccacactggggagagaccattcatctgctctcagtgtgggaagggattcacaaactCATCTGAcctacagacacaccagcgagttcacactggggagaggccgttcacctgctctcagtgtgggaagggattcagagtttcatcccagctgctgagacatcaacaagttcacgagtga